One region of Thiorhodovibrio frisius genomic DNA includes:
- a CDS encoding thioredoxin family protein gives MHEIKVLGSGCRNCEITAKLIATAAEQAGVVIDLTKVTDITEIMGFGVLATPGVVIDGQLVHSGSVPGPDQVRGWFRQETVA, from the coding sequence ATGCATGAAATCAAAGTCCTCGGCTCCGGCTGCCGCAACTGCGAGATCACCGCGAAGCTGATCGCCACCGCCGCCGAACAGGCGGGCGTGGTGATCGACCTGACCAAGGTGACTGACATCACCGAGATCATGGGCTTCGGCGTCCTCGCCACGCCGGGCGTGGTGATCGATGGCCAGCTCGTCCATTCGGGCAGCGTGCCAGGGCCGGATCAGGTGCGCGGCTGGTTCCGCCAGGAGACAGTAGCGTGA
- a CDS encoding diguanylate cyclase: protein MMHQASVLIVDDVPANIQLLAEALKSEYRIRVANQGAKALEVARSETPPDLILLDIMMPGMDGYEVCQQLKADPTTSAIPIIFVTAKTSVDDEAYGLDLGAVDYIPKPFHLPVVRARVKTHINLKLKTDLLEELALIDGLTYIPNRRRFDQSLVTEWERARREGQWLALAMIDVDHFKAYNDNYGHGAGDDCLRQVANALKASLQRPADSVARYGGEEFVLLLPNTDRSGACATAERVREALFAKNLPHAHSDSADRVTISLGVAATEVDPDQPERQPERLLKAADEALYQAKRAGRNRVECVTV from the coding sequence ATGATGCACCAAGCTTCTGTATTAATCGTCGACGACGTGCCGGCGAACATCCAGCTTCTGGCCGAAGCGCTAAAATCCGAGTATCGCATCAGAGTGGCCAATCAGGGCGCCAAGGCGCTTGAGGTCGCGCGCTCCGAGACACCGCCCGATCTCATCCTGCTCGACATCATGATGCCTGGCATGGACGGCTACGAGGTGTGCCAACAGCTGAAGGCTGACCCCACCACCAGCGCTATCCCCATCATTTTCGTCACTGCCAAGACCAGTGTCGATGACGAGGCGTACGGGCTCGATCTGGGCGCGGTGGACTACATCCCCAAGCCCTTTCACTTGCCGGTGGTGCGCGCACGGGTCAAGACCCACATCAACCTCAAGCTCAAAACCGACCTGCTCGAGGAGCTGGCCCTGATCGACGGTCTGACCTATATCCCCAACCGGCGCCGCTTCGACCAATCGCTCGTTACAGAATGGGAGCGCGCGCGCCGCGAAGGGCAATGGCTGGCATTGGCCATGATCGACGTGGATCATTTCAAGGCCTACAACGACAATTACGGACATGGCGCCGGCGACGACTGCCTGCGCCAGGTGGCAAACGCTCTCAAAGCCAGTTTGCAACGCCCGGCCGACAGCGTGGCCCGTTATGGTGGGGAAGAGTTCGTCCTGCTGTTGCCTAATACTGATCGCTCAGGCGCTTGCGCCACAGCCGAGCGGGTGCGCGAAGCCTTGTTTGCAAAAAATCTGCCGCACGCCCATTCCGACAGCGCGGATCGCGTCACCATCAGCTTGGGCGTGGCCGCGACTGAAGTCGACCCAGACCAACCCGAACGACAACCCGAACGCTTGCTTAAAGCGGCTGATGAGGCGCTCTACCAAGCCAAGCGAGCGGGCCGCAACCGGGTGGAGTGCGTGACAGTCTGA
- a CDS encoding NAD(+)/NADH kinase: protein MSAFQTIGIIGKQEPDTRVAAALRRLLAHLERCGYQALLEPATARLLSDSADLCPPSVQPQASATIHQSGIDPDDSDHRDAHASPYARLAVQCDLVIVIGGDGTFLHAARDIAPTGTPLVGINLGRLGFLVDLSPDCIETRLNDMLEGQFDTEYRSLLETRLLGMTEGVSEGVTEGATNGGIGGASGSAPAWPGRALNEAVIAKWDTVRMIEFETYIDGQFVNAQRSDGLIVATPTGSTAYALSGGGPLLHPGLDNLLLVPICPHTLSNRPLVVGGDSEIEIRLCHHHPETARLTCDGQVAFGLANTRSVRIRRSPTRLRLLHPRGHDHFQLLRAKLGWGGQVQEGTRC from the coding sequence ATGAGCGCTTTCCAGACTATTGGCATTATCGGCAAACAGGAGCCGGACACCCGCGTCGCGGCGGCCCTGCGGCGACTGCTCGCGCATCTCGAGCGGTGCGGTTATCAGGCGCTACTGGAGCCGGCCACAGCCAGGCTTCTCAGCGACAGTGCCGATCTGTGCCCGCCCTCGGTCCAACCGCAAGCGAGTGCAACAATCCATCAATCCGGGATTGATCCTGATGATTCAGACCACCGCGATGCTCATGCGAGTCCCTACGCCCGGCTGGCCGTCCAATGCGACCTAGTCATCGTCATTGGCGGTGATGGCACCTTCCTGCATGCCGCGCGCGATATTGCCCCGACCGGCACGCCCCTGGTTGGCATTAATCTCGGGCGCCTCGGCTTTCTGGTTGATCTCTCGCCCGACTGCATCGAGACTCGCCTCAATGACATGCTTGAGGGGCAGTTCGACACCGAGTATCGCAGCCTGCTCGAGACCCGTCTGCTGGGGATGACCGAGGGCGTGAGCGAGGGTGTGACCGAGGGTGCGACCAACGGTGGGATCGGCGGCGCATCGGGCAGCGCGCCAGCCTGGCCGGGCCGGGCGCTAAACGAAGCCGTGATCGCCAAATGGGATACGGTGCGCATGATCGAATTCGAGACTTACATCGACGGCCAGTTCGTCAATGCCCAGCGCTCCGATGGTCTGATCGTCGCCACCCCCACCGGCTCCACCGCCTATGCCCTCTCAGGCGGGGGGCCGCTGCTGCACCCGGGGCTCGATAACCTGCTGCTGGTGCCCATCTGCCCCCATACGCTGAGCAACCGGCCGCTCGTCGTTGGCGGGGACAGCGAGATCGAAATCCGCCTGTGTCATCATCATCCTGAAACAGCGCGCCTCACCTGCGACGGCCAGGTTGCCTTTGGGCTGGCGAACACCAGGTCCGTTCGCATCCGCCGCAGCCCGACGCGATTGCGGCTGCTGCATCCGCGCGGGCATGATCATTTCCAACTGCTGCGCGCCAAACTCGGCTGGGGCGGACAAGTCCAGGAAGGTACAAGGTGTTAA
- the hrcA gene encoding heat-inducible transcriptional repressor HrcA translates to MAGTRSDKETKVSERASHFLKALVEHYSRDGQPVGSRTLAKETGLDLSPATVRNVMSDLEDMGLVSSPHTSAGRVPTLLGYRLFVDSLLTIKPLNEIDVAALQAEFEPLNDAGALVDTASRLLSGVTHLAGVVMLPRHERDVFRQIELLPLSGKKVLAILVTGEGEVHNRIIHTERPISPAQLVQASNFLTELFTGQDMGEVRKRLLEDLRITHQQMDALLRHALEMAQRVMESAEHKDQLRVSGQTNLMQFDELASMDRLKALFEAFNEKREILYLLDRCIQAEGVQIFFGGESGYEVLDDCSLVTTPYRVDGEVLGVLGVIGPTRMDYQRVIPVVDVTARLLAAALRQHN, encoded by the coding sequence ATGGCTGGGACGCGCAGCGACAAAGAAACAAAAGTCAGTGAGCGAGCGTCGCATTTTCTCAAGGCGCTGGTCGAGCACTATAGCCGCGACGGGCAGCCAGTCGGTTCACGCACACTGGCAAAGGAAACAGGACTGGACCTGAGCCCGGCGACTGTGCGCAATGTGATGTCCGACCTTGAGGACATGGGCTTGGTCTCCTCGCCCCACACCTCGGCTGGGCGGGTGCCGACTCTGCTTGGCTATCGTCTCTTTGTCGATAGTTTGTTGACCATTAAGCCACTCAATGAAATTGACGTGGCGGCGTTGCAGGCCGAGTTTGAGCCCTTAAACGATGCGGGAGCCCTGGTGGATACCGCCTCGCGTCTGCTCTCTGGCGTGACGCATCTGGCCGGCGTGGTGATGCTGCCCCGGCATGAGCGCGATGTCTTTCGCCAGATTGAGCTGCTGCCGCTCTCGGGTAAAAAAGTGTTGGCCATTTTGGTCACTGGGGAAGGAGAGGTTCACAACAGGATTATCCACACGGAGCGCCCCATCAGCCCGGCGCAACTGGTGCAAGCATCCAACTTTCTGACCGAACTGTTTACCGGTCAGGACATGGGGGAGGTGCGCAAACGCTTGCTTGAGGATCTGCGGATCACGCACCAACAGATGGACGCCTTGTTGCGTCACGCCCTGGAAATGGCGCAGCGGGTGATGGAATCAGCCGAGCACAAGGATCAACTGCGGGTATCGGGTCAGACCAACCTGATGCAGTTTGACGAACTAGCCAGCATGGACCGCTTGAAGGCCCTGTTTGAGGCCTTTAACGAAAAACGGGAGATCCTCTATCTGCTTGATCGCTGCATCCAGGCCGAGGGTGTGCAGATTTTTTTTGGTGGCGAGTCGGGCTATGAGGTGCTTGACGATTGCAGTCTGGTAACCACGCCTTACCGGGTGGATGGCGAGGTGCTCGGGGTGCTTGGGGTGATCGGCCCAACCCGTATGGATTATCAGCGGGTGATTCCGGTCGTCGATGTGACAGCGCGGCTGCTAGCAGCGGCGCTAAGACAACACAATTGA
- the arsB gene encoding ACR3 family arsenite efflux transporter, which yields MSLQCATTGQQATGAPMSLFERYLSLWVFLCILVGIGLGQRFPSVFHLIGGLEVAQINLPVAVLIWLMIIPMLLKIDLKALSGVRAHWRGVGVTLFVNWAVKPFSMALLAWLFIGGWFRPYLPTEQIDSYIAGLIILAAAPCTAMVFVWSNLSRGEPHFTLTQVALNDSIMVVAFAPIVGLLLGLSAISVPWETLLLSVLLYIVVPLIMAQVLRTLLLRGAHGTKRLEAFIAALGPLSLVALLVTLVLLFGFQGEQIIAQPLVIGLLAVPILIQVFFNSGLAYLLNYIVRSPHCIAGPSALIGASNFFELAVATAIALFGFQSGAALATVVGVLIEVPVMLAAVAVVNRTRAWYEGRTGLPTQAV from the coding sequence GTGAGCCTCCAATGCGCCACCACGGGACAACAGGCCACCGGGGCGCCGATGAGCCTGTTCGAACGCTACCTGAGCCTCTGGGTGTTTTTGTGCATCCTGGTTGGCATCGGGCTCGGGCAGCGCTTCCCCAGCGTCTTTCATCTCATCGGCGGGCTGGAAGTCGCCCAGATCAACCTGCCAGTGGCGGTGCTGATCTGGCTGATGATCATTCCGATGCTGCTGAAAATCGACCTCAAGGCCCTCTCCGGTGTGCGCGCGCACTGGCGCGGGGTGGGCGTGACCCTGTTCGTCAACTGGGCGGTCAAGCCGTTTTCGATGGCGCTCTTGGCCTGGCTGTTCATCGGCGGGTGGTTCCGACCTTACTTACCAACGGAACAGATCGACAGCTACATTGCCGGGCTGATTATCCTGGCGGCCGCGCCCTGCACTGCCATGGTGTTCGTCTGGAGCAATCTCTCCCGCGGGGAGCCACATTTTACCCTGACCCAGGTCGCGCTGAACGATAGCATCATGGTGGTCGCTTTTGCGCCCATCGTCGGGTTGTTGCTGGGGCTCTCGGCCATCAGCGTGCCCTGGGAGACGCTGCTACTGTCGGTGCTTCTTTACATTGTGGTACCGCTGATCATGGCCCAAGTGCTGCGCACGCTCTTGCTGCGCGGCGCTCATGGGACTAAGCGACTGGAGGCTTTCATCGCCGCGCTAGGGCCTCTGTCCTTGGTCGCCTTATTGGTCACTCTGGTGCTGTTGTTCGGTTTTCAGGGCGAGCAGATCATCGCCCAGCCGCTGGTGATTGGGCTGCTTGCGGTGCCCATTCTGATTCAGGTGTTTTTCAATTCCGGACTCGCCTATCTGCTCAACTACATCGTACGCTCACCGCACTGCATCGCCGGTCCCTCGGCTCTGATTGGCGCCAGCAATTTCTTCGAGCTAGCGGTAGCGACGGCCATCGCGTTGTTTGGCTTTCAATCCGGCGCCGCGCTGGCGACCGTGGTTGGGGTACTGATCGAAGTCCCTGTCATGCTGGCAGCGGTGGCGGTGGTCAATCGCACCCGCGCTTGGTACGAAGGTCGCACTGGCCTGCCAACTCAGGCAGTTTGA
- the recN gene encoding DNA repair protein RecN, with the protein MLTDIQVQDLVIVSRLELEFGPGMTALTGETGAGKSILIDALGLTLGERADAGMIRAGRDKAEVSAHFDLSACPQAREWLAEQELDEDGDCAIRRVLQSSGRSRAFVNGRTVSSSQLKALGERLVDIHGQHAHQSLLRASAQRDLLDGYADHGPLRAAVAQVYRHFRDCDQRCQRLTAERDQRAARLDLLRFQLAELDDLALSEDELEQLDTDQRRLANQGKLQETSARILQLIYDGEPALHDQLSRAGGELAELSALDARLGQSVELLEGAAVQIEEAASNLRHYLDTLEMDPARLQEIEDRLSRIHEMARKYRVLPAQLPDLHRDIQSEYHQLGQADADLDSLAAEREQARAAYLKAAGDLTTSRRAAAERLSTTVTTSMQELGMSGGLFAIDIQTQDSAAAAAHGLDQISFLVSANPGQSAQPLAKVASGGELSRISLAIQVATANCISIPVLVFDEVDVGIGGGVAEIVGRQLRQLGEERQVLCVTHLPQVAAQAHQQLRVHKHTKDGQTFAEITALGTAERIEEIARMLGGTDITATTRAHAEEMLARP; encoded by the coding sequence GTGTTAACCGATATTCAGGTTCAGGATCTGGTCATTGTCAGTCGCCTGGAGCTAGAGTTCGGCCCCGGCATGACCGCCCTGACCGGCGAGACCGGCGCCGGAAAGTCCATTCTGATCGACGCCTTGGGGCTAACTCTGGGCGAGCGTGCCGATGCCGGCATGATCCGCGCCGGGCGCGACAAGGCTGAGGTCAGCGCCCATTTCGACTTGAGCGCCTGCCCGCAGGCGCGCGAATGGCTTGCCGAGCAGGAGCTGGACGAAGATGGCGACTGCGCCATCCGCCGCGTGCTGCAAAGCAGCGGCCGTTCGCGCGCCTTCGTCAACGGTCGCACCGTCAGCAGCAGCCAGCTCAAAGCCCTTGGCGAACGCCTGGTCGATATTCATGGTCAGCATGCCCATCAATCCCTGCTGCGCGCCAGCGCCCAGCGCGATCTGCTTGACGGCTATGCCGATCATGGCCCATTGCGCGCTGCCGTGGCCCAGGTCTATCGCCACTTTCGTGACTGCGATCAGCGCTGCCAGCGCCTGACCGCCGAGCGCGACCAGCGCGCCGCGCGACTCGACCTGCTGCGCTTCCAGCTGGCTGAACTCGACGACCTGGCACTGAGCGAAGACGAACTCGAACAGCTCGACACTGACCAGCGCCGCCTCGCCAACCAGGGCAAGCTGCAAGAGACCAGCGCCAGGATTTTACAACTCATCTACGACGGCGAACCCGCGCTGCACGACCAGCTCAGTCGCGCCGGTGGTGAACTCGCCGAGCTGAGCGCCCTCGATGCCCGGCTCGGCCAAAGCGTCGAGCTGCTTGAAGGCGCTGCCGTGCAGATTGAAGAAGCCGCCTCCAACCTGCGCCACTATCTCGATACGCTCGAGATGGACCCGGCGCGGCTGCAAGAGATTGAAGACCGTCTGAGCCGTATTCACGAGATGGCGCGCAAATACCGGGTGCTGCCGGCCCAGCTCCCGGACCTGCACCGCGACATCCAAAGCGAATACCATCAGCTCGGACAGGCCGATGCCGACCTCGACAGCCTGGCCGCCGAACGCGAGCAGGCGCGCGCCGCCTACCTCAAGGCAGCCGGGGATCTGACCACCTCGCGGCGCGCCGCCGCCGAGCGTCTCAGCACCACGGTCACCACCTCAATGCAGGAACTTGGCATGTCCGGGGGGCTCTTTGCTATCGATATTCAAACCCAGGACAGCGCCGCCGCAGCCGCGCACGGGCTCGATCAGATCAGCTTTCTGGTCAGCGCCAACCCAGGCCAATCAGCGCAGCCGCTGGCCAAGGTGGCATCAGGCGGCGAGCTTTCACGCATCAGCCTTGCAATCCAGGTCGCCACCGCCAACTGCATCAGCATCCCGGTGCTGGTGTTCGATGAGGTCGACGTCGGCATCGGCGGTGGCGTGGCCGAGATCGTCGGGCGCCAACTGCGCCAGCTCGGCGAAGAGCGCCAGGTGCTCTGCGTCACCCACCTGCCTCAGGTCGCCGCCCAGGCCCACCAGCAGCTGCGCGTGCATAAGCACACCAAAGACGGCCAGACCTTCGCCGAAATCACCGCCCTCGGCACCGCTGAGCGCATTGAGGAAATTGCCCGCATGCTCGGCGGCACCGACATCACCGCCACTACCCGCGCCCATGCCGAGGAGATGCTGGCAAGGCCGTGA
- the dnaJ gene encoding molecular chaperone DnaJ, producing the protein MAKRDYYEVLGLSRNASEQDIKKAFRRLAMKHHPDRNPDDSEAISKFKEAKEAHDVLTDARKRSAYDQFGHAGVGGAQGGFGGGGPGDFGGGSFSDIFGEVFGDIFGGGRAPGGGRRVHRGSDLRYDLSLTLEEAVSGKDVKIRIPTAVECHHCGGSGAKPGTQPKTCPTCQGLGQVRMQQGFFSVQQTCPQCRGSGSIIEDACHHCRGSGRLREEKTLSVKVPAGVDNGDRIRLAGEGEIGDKGGPPGDLYVQIQVQEHPIFTRDDNNLYCEVPISFTTAALGGEFQVPTLDGKVMLKVPHGTQSGKMFRMRSKGIKPVRGGPVGDLICRVMVETPINLTERQKELLQELDESFTAGGDRHSPHSTSWLDRAKSFFEKMGL; encoded by the coding sequence ATGGCCAAACGCGACTACTACGAGGTCTTGGGCCTCAGCCGCAACGCGAGCGAGCAGGACATCAAAAAGGCGTTCCGACGCTTGGCGATGAAGCACCACCCGGACCGCAATCCGGACGATTCCGAAGCCATTTCCAAGTTCAAGGAGGCCAAGGAAGCGCATGATGTTTTAACCGATGCGCGCAAACGCTCTGCTTACGATCAGTTCGGGCACGCCGGGGTCGGTGGCGCTCAGGGCGGCTTTGGCGGCGGCGGGCCTGGCGACTTTGGCGGCGGCAGCTTCTCGGATATCTTCGGCGAAGTCTTCGGCGACATTTTCGGCGGTGGTCGCGCCCCCGGCGGCGGGCGGCGCGTGCATCGCGGAAGCGACCTGCGCTACGACCTGAGCCTGACGCTTGAAGAGGCCGTCTCTGGCAAGGATGTCAAAATCCGCATCCCCACCGCAGTGGAATGTCACCACTGCGGTGGTAGCGGTGCCAAGCCAGGCACCCAACCCAAGACCTGCCCGACCTGTCAGGGCCTTGGGCAAGTGCGCATGCAGCAGGGTTTTTTCTCCGTTCAGCAGACCTGCCCTCAGTGTCGCGGCTCAGGCAGTATCATTGAGGATGCTTGCCACCATTGCCGGGGTTCTGGCCGGCTGCGCGAAGAAAAAACCCTCTCTGTCAAGGTGCCTGCTGGGGTCGACAACGGTGATCGCATCCGCCTGGCGGGCGAGGGAGAAATCGGCGACAAGGGTGGCCCACCGGGCGATCTCTATGTGCAGATTCAGGTGCAAGAGCACCCGATCTTTACCCGCGATGACAATAACCTCTACTGCGAGGTGCCGATCAGCTTCACCACCGCCGCCCTTGGCGGCGAGTTCCAGGTACCGACCCTCGACGGCAAGGTGATGCTCAAGGTGCCCCACGGGACCCAGAGCGGCAAGATGTTCCGCATGCGCAGCAAGGGCATCAAGCCGGTGCGAGGCGGTCCCGTCGGCGACCTGATCTGCCGGGTGATGGTAGAGACGCCCATTAACCTCACCGAGCGGCAGAAGGAATTACTGCAGGAACTTGACGAGAGCTTCACGGCGGGAGGCGACCGCCACAGCCCGCATTCCACATCCTGGCTAGACCGAGCCAAGAGCTTTTTTGAGAAAATGGGCCTGTAA
- the grpE gene encoding nucleotide exchange factor GrpE, with translation MTMDQQGQEQPQGDAEEFAAQTGEGAGLKAAQAPESAEGGAEAAASPWPEDPGELIAMIEQERARNEASRDQLLRARAEVENISRRKAKELENAHKFALENFVRELLQVRDSLELGQSAASESDADVVKLREGMDLTVKLLGDVMTKFGVERVDPMHQPFNPEFHQAMSMQPRADVAPNTVVAVIQRGYTLNGRLVRPALVMVSQAIEQG, from the coding sequence ATGACGATGGACCAGCAAGGTCAGGAACAACCACAGGGCGATGCGGAAGAATTCGCGGCCCAAACTGGCGAGGGGGCCGGCTTGAAAGCAGCGCAGGCGCCTGAGTCGGCGGAGGGCGGCGCCGAAGCAGCGGCATCACCCTGGCCGGAAGACCCGGGCGAATTGATCGCCATGATCGAGCAGGAGCGCGCGCGCAATGAGGCGTCACGCGATCAACTACTACGCGCCCGGGCGGAGGTTGAAAACATCAGCCGGCGCAAGGCGAAGGAGCTTGAAAACGCGCACAAATTTGCGCTCGAGAACTTCGTGCGCGAGTTGCTTCAGGTGCGCGACAGCCTGGAACTCGGCCAGTCTGCGGCAAGCGAGTCCGATGCCGATGTGGTCAAGCTGCGCGAGGGCATGGACCTGACCGTTAAGCTGCTTGGCGATGTGATGACCAAGTTCGGTGTTGAGCGGGTCGATCCCATGCATCAGCCATTCAACCCGGAGTTTCATCAGGCCATGTCCATGCAGCCGCGTGCGGATGTCGCGCCCAATACGGTCGTAGCCGTGATTCAACGCGGCTACACCTTAAACGGCCGCTTGGTGCGCCCGGCGCTAGTGATGGTGTCGCAGGCGATTGAGCAGGGTTGA
- the dnaK gene encoding molecular chaperone DnaK produces the protein MGKIIGIDLGTTNSCVAVMDGDKPKVIENAEGDRTTPSIVAYSSDGEVLVGQSAKRQAVTNPKNTLFAIKRLIGRRHEDHVVSKDKDMVPYQIVRADNGDAWVEVNGKKMAPPEISAKVLQKMKSTAEDYLGEKVSEAVITVPAYFNDSQRQATKDAGRIAGLEVKRIINEPTAAALAYGMDKQRGDQKVAVYDLGGGTFDISIIEIAEIEGEHQFEVLSTNGDTFLGGEDFDLRIIDFLANEFKKDQGVDLHNDPLALQRLKEAAEKAKIELSSSQQTDINLPYITADQNGPKHLNIKLTRSKLESLVDDLVDRTLGPCRTALKDAGVTAGDIDEVILVGGQTRMPKVQAKVQEFFGKAPRKDVNPDEAVAIGAAIQGGVLGGDVKDVLLLDVTPLSLGIETLGGVMTKLIEKNTTIPTSAEQVFSTADDNQTAVTVHVLQGERQRAADNKSLGRFDLSDIPPAPRGVPQIEVKFDLDANGILNVSAKDKATGKEQSIVIKASSGLSDSEIDRMVKDAEAHAEDDRRFQELVGVRNQADSMIHATRKSMEQIGEDKLESGEKDRIDSAIKDLEEAMKGEDKDRIESLTKALGEASSKMAERLYANQQGGEPGDGAGDTADATADDVVDAEFEEVKDDKK, from the coding sequence ATGGGAAAGATCATCGGTATCGATCTCGGCACCACCAACTCCTGCGTGGCAGTGATGGATGGCGACAAGCCGAAAGTGATCGAGAATGCCGAAGGCGATCGCACCACGCCGAGTATCGTTGCTTATTCAAGCGACGGTGAGGTGCTGGTCGGCCAATCCGCCAAACGGCAGGCGGTTACCAATCCAAAAAACACCCTGTTTGCCATCAAGCGCCTGATTGGCCGGCGGCACGAGGACCATGTCGTCTCCAAGGACAAGGACATGGTGCCTTACCAGATCGTCCGTGCTGACAACGGCGATGCCTGGGTTGAGGTGAACGGCAAGAAGATGGCCCCGCCCGAGATTTCGGCCAAAGTGCTGCAGAAGATGAAGAGCACCGCCGAGGACTACCTGGGCGAGAAAGTCTCGGAAGCTGTCATCACGGTCCCGGCTTATTTCAACGACTCCCAGCGCCAGGCCACCAAGGACGCGGGGCGCATCGCCGGGCTGGAAGTCAAGCGCATCATCAATGAGCCCACGGCTGCTGCCTTGGCCTACGGCATGGACAAGCAGCGCGGCGATCAGAAAGTCGCCGTCTATGACCTCGGCGGCGGTACCTTCGATATTTCCATCATTGAGATTGCCGAGATCGAGGGCGAGCACCAGTTCGAAGTGCTGTCTACCAATGGCGATACCTTCCTCGGTGGTGAGGACTTCGATCTGCGCATCATTGACTTCCTGGCCAATGAGTTCAAAAAGGACCAGGGCGTTGATCTGCACAATGATCCGCTCGCGCTGCAACGCCTGAAAGAAGCCGCCGAGAAGGCCAAGATCGAGCTCAGCTCCAGTCAGCAGACCGACATCAATCTGCCCTATATCACGGCCGATCAGAACGGTCCTAAGCATCTGAATATCAAGCTGACCCGGTCCAAGCTGGAGTCTCTGGTTGACGACTTGGTGGATCGCACCCTCGGCCCATGCCGCACCGCGCTCAAGGATGCCGGCGTCACCGCTGGCGATATCGACGAGGTCATCCTGGTCGGCGGCCAGACCCGCATGCCCAAGGTACAGGCCAAGGTGCAGGAGTTCTTCGGCAAGGCGCCGCGTAAAGACGTGAACCCGGACGAAGCCGTCGCAATCGGCGCGGCCATCCAGGGCGGCGTGCTCGGCGGCGACGTGAAAGACGTGCTACTGCTCGACGTCACCCCGCTGTCGCTGGGCATCGAGACCCTCGGCGGCGTCATGACCAAGCTGATCGAGAAGAACACCACCATCCCGACCTCGGCCGAGCAGGTGTTCTCCACTGCCGACGACAACCAGACCGCCGTGACCGTGCATGTGCTCCAGGGCGAGCGCCAGCGTGCGGCCGATAATAAATCGCTGGGCCGCTTCGATCTGTCCGACATTCCGCCCGCACCGCGCGGCGTGCCTCAGATCGAGGTCAAGTTCGATCTCGACGCCAACGGCATTCTCAATGTCTCGGCCAAGGACAAGGCGACCGGCAAGGAGCAGTCCATCGTCATCAAGGCATCCTCTGGTCTGTCGGATTCGGAAATCGACCGCATGGTCAAGGACGCCGAGGCCCATGCCGAGGACGACCGCCGCTTCCAGGAGCTGGTCGGCGTGCGCAACCAGGCCGACAGCATGATCCATGCGACGCGCAAGTCCATGGAGCAAATCGGCGAGGACAAGCTCGAGTCCGGCGAGAAGGACCGCATCGACTCCGCCATCAAGGACCTCGAAGAGGCCATGAAGGGCGAGGACAAGGACCGCATCGAGTCCCTGACCAAGGCATTGGGCGAGGCGTCTTCCAAGATGGCCGAGCGCCTCTATGCCAACCAGCAGGGTGGTGAGCCGGGTGATGGCGCTGGCGATACGGCCGATGCGACTGCCGATGACGTGGTCGATGCCGAATTCGAGGAAGTCAAGGACGACAAGAAATAA